The Temnothorax longispinosus isolate EJ_2023e chromosome 4, Tlon_JGU_v1, whole genome shotgun sequence genome has a window encoding:
- the LOC139812161 gene encoding uncharacterized protein, with product MNGPAIKCGYCGFILRGSCGTILDHHCFSAYDENTEAINVDENAVATIRKRHETENIPHTKERDVQSALTQDELLIELVRTRRPLWDHSIPLKDRTKLIKDNLWQEMVNIFDGSLSMEEVKQKWKNLRDQYTKARKKMREYVRSGSGAESGHPLRSSFAHYEEMKFLDDTLQTAPTVSSIQPLLEVNSSHLDDNDMQRNDMAADHFTCDDSTMDVASTSNASSRRSCSPSEARKKKAKIAQRQADMETKFLNIIDETSRKKRDVVDSYLDQLGDILRRLPYLRRRNLQRRMMDIAIQEEDMELTERENP from the exons atGAACGGCCCA GCTATAAAGTGTGGATACTGCGGTTTCATTTTACGTGGATCATGTGGAACAATTTTAGACCATCATTGTTTTAGTGCATATGATGAAAATACTGAGGCCATAAATGTTGACGAAAATGCCGTGGCCACTATAA gaaaaaGACATGAAACTGAAAATATACCGCAtacgaaagaaagagatgtACAGTCTGCACTCACACAAGATGAGTTGCTGATTGAATTAGTTCGTACCCGAAGGCCTTTGTGGGACCATTCTATTCCATTGAAAGAtaggacaaaattaataaaagacaaTCTTTGGCAAGAAATGGTAAACATATTTGATG GATCTCTATCTATGGAAGAAGTAAAACAGAAATGGAAAAACCTTCGAGATCAGTATACAAAGGCTAGAAAGAAAATGCGTGAATACGTGCGAAGTGGTTCTGGGGCGGAATCTGGCCATCCATTACGTAGTTCTTTTGCTCATTACgaagaaatgaaatttctcGACGATACTCTACAGACAGCACC gactgtcagCTCCATCCAGCCCCTTTTGGAAGTGAATTCATCCCATCTTGATGACAATGATATGCAAAGGAATGACATGGCTGCAGACCACTTCACTTGTGATGATTCCACGATGGACGTTGCAAGTACATCAAACGCATCATCACGAAGATCATGTTCACCGTCAGAGGCGAGAAAGAAAA aaGCAAAGATTGCACAAAGGCAAGCTGATATGGAAACTAAATTTCTCAATATAATTGATGAAACGTCACGGAAGAAACGTGATGTAGTGGACAGCTATTTAGATCAGCTTGGTGACATTTTACGCCGACTACCCTACTTACGACGCAGAAATCTGCAAAGAAGAATGATGGATATTGCTATCCAAGAGGAGGATATGGAACTTACGGAGCGAGAGAATccctaa